The segment GATACGCCCTGATACGCCGAACTTACTGCAAGTTGTGCCTGCTGGAAAAATTGGGCTCATCAACTTGAGACCATTTGTCTCTACCCCGTTTGAATACTATAGCTCTGATGTGATGATCTTTGATCGCTGCCATGGATTTATCTTCGATCACATTGACGCTGACATAGGCACCTTGGATTTCGATAGGGCTTTATCCGCACTCCTTCCCAAGTTTCCTCTTCCAGTGGAAGAGCTTGGGATCAGCTTCAATCGTCAAAATATTATGGATTCGAAGATTCAAGATGATCGTCTGCAATCTTATATTGTGAACTACAAGAACTTAGAAACGATTCCTGGCCACCCCCAATCCAATGGAGTTTTAGAATTTATAAATCAGGACCTCGCCACCTGGAATTCCCGAGCGCCAAGCTACACTCCCCATAAAGTTATCAAAGTCTCAATGAATGGCGGCTTGGGTGATCATATCGACGCAGAGCCGGTACTTCGTGAGATCCGCTGTCTTTATCCAGAAGCCCGCTTGGTAGTGCGCTCTACCTGGCCGGAACTTTTTGAAAATCTGCCTTACGAGGTGGAAACTTTAGATCGCTGGAACGGTCCAGATGTAAACGCCTCTCTTGAATTCCTCACCTACCCGTTGCAGCACGAGAAAGAATCCAGGCCTCTGAATCCAGCTTTTTCTCACACCACAGACTATTGCTCTATAAATGCTCTTGGTCGCATTTTGCCTCCTGAGAAAAAACAAATCACTCTTGGTTACAAAAAAGATGATCTAGAGGCTGTACTGAAATTGATTCCCACAACAGTGGATCTTTCTAAAGCCATCTGCATTCATCCAGGCTTGAGTTGGCCGAACCGAACCTTGAATGAAAATACCTGGTTTGAATTTATCGCGGGCTTGCCACAGGACCGTCCAGTAATTTTGATCGGACAATCCAATTCCAATACTTCGGGAGTTATGACATTCAAGGCTCCCACTCATGTTATCGACTTAAGACAGAAATTAAGCTTAAAGCAAACTTTGGCTCTACTGGATAAATCATTTATGTTGGTCACCAACGACACCGGAACTTTGCACTTGGCTGGTGCTACAGACATATGGATCGCCGCGTTTTTTAGCGCAAGGCACTCCGCTTTTGTATGGCCCTATCGCAACCAAACACAGAACTATAAAACGATTGAACTCAATTCAAGGCCCCATTGCTGGCCTTGCACCATGAATAGGCCCCAAACCCACGGTTCCGAATCTCAATTAACCCAGTGTACGAACTGGGAAAACAAACTTTGCTGTCACCCCAATTCAAAGTTGATGCTGGAAAAAATTCAGATAGCTGTTAGTTCACATTAACACCCCCAAATCTGGACCCGTTGTGAATTCTTAGAGACAATTGGTGCAGGAGGCGTCGTGATGATACTGATCCATTTGAGATTTCTTTTGCCACTTTTTCTGACTGTTCTGCTGAATCCGGTTATTGAATCCCTCGCTTCACAACCAAAAAACAAGCCCGTAAGCAGCCCACTGCTTAGCGGAATCGAGCAGGTCACGAAGGACTTGAACAACTCCAAGGTTTTCAATCCGAAAACCTGCCCCACATATATCAACAACACTACGGATTATCTTTTTCTTCAGCCCGCAGATCATTTTCTTCCAAAAGCTCCCGAAGAGATTGAGTACTTCAAAGCCCATGGCACAGAGCTGATCAAAAAAATATTTCTAATCCGGGTGAAACTGCGCGAACTCCTGCAGGAGTATGACAAAAATAATGAACTCTCTAATGAATGTGTTTTGAAAATGCGCGAGGGCACACAGTACGCGCGATTCACGGAGGAGTATCTGCTGGAGTGGCTTGTACACGAAAAGGTTGTTGCTTTTAAGGATGCCCCCATTCTTGGTGGCGATGAGCCTTTTGTCTTACGCAATCCGAAATTCAGCGAACTGAAACTTCAAGCGGGTGATGTGATGCTCATTCGTGGAGTCAGTTTTGTCTCTGCCATGATTGCTCGTATTGGTGATGAAGAAGGAAACTTTTCACACATGGCCATTGTCGCCGAGGACGGCCAAGGGGGGCTTCATGTCGTCGAGTCCTTGATCCAATACGGCGTCATCGTCACTCCTTTAGAGAAATGGCGCCAGGCTCATGATTCCCGTGTTGCCTTGTTTCGCCATCCTGACATGGAACTCAGTCATCGAGCGGCCCGCATTGCCTACGACTGGAGCCTGACTCATCCTGACTATGATTTTGCGATGGATGATAGCAACTACGACAAGGTCTTCTGTGCGGAAGTCATCAGATACGCCTATGACAAAGCTTCCAATGGCGCACTGATCGTTCCTAAATTTCGAAGTCATGTGAGTAAATTCAAAGGCGGCCCGTATCCAAAATCTTTGGGTGTTACTAAGGATACGTTGTTTACTCCCTACGATATCGAAGTCGATCCCCGCTTTGATTTTGTGGCTGAAGGGAAATATTATCCAGCTCTTCGCCAGGTGCGAATGCAGGATTCAATCTTACAAAGTATTTACTCCTGGATGATTGAAAAGAACTATACCTTCTATGGATCAGCCAGTGTCACCGCGCAATCTTATGCAGGAAAGGCCATTCGCTATCTTGGATTTATGAAAGAGGACTTCCCCACCTATATGCCGATTGAAACAATGCAGTCGGTGATTCAGTTTCAGACTATTGCTGAATTGCTGGAGGCCAACCTGTATGCGAAGGAAGACGCTTATTATAAAGCTCATGGGTACTTGCCATCATTTCAGGAAATGATGGTTGCTAACGATGCTTATCGACGTGAGGACTGCCTTCATTATCAGAAGAAGGAATCGTCAAAGTTCCATTCGATTTTCAGAGGGAGCAGCTGTAATTAGAGAGCAGGTTCTAACTTACTAATGCCAAGTCTCAAGGCCGACTTATTCAGTCAGCCTTGAGTCAATTTTGATTTTTTGAACTATTTTTTCACAGATTCCACAGAAATTGCCAAAGCTTCAGAGTAAGTCGCTTCAATCTGATCGCCTTTTTTGATTTTGTCGAAGATATCCTTCTTCGCCACATGAAGAACGACAGATCTTTGTGGTCCCTTCACCGTCACGGATTGAGTTTTGGCGTCCAGGCTCATCACGGTTCCACGGGCCGTCACTTTTGCAGAAGCCATTCCACCCGGTTTCTGCCCCATCGATGCTCGGGATATATCAGAAGTTTCGGTCACAGCAACCGGGGCTGCTCCACCTTTTTTCAACTCCAGCATTAAAGACTCAAAATAGCGAACCTTCAAACGATCGCCTTTTTTAATTTGTGCGAAGTTTTTCACTTCATCACCGGCAATCATAGAAGTGACTTCACCATCACTACTTTTGAGCTTTATCTCCCGAGTTTTCTTATTAACAGAGACAACTTCCGCTTCGACTTCGACAGTCTCTTTGGCTTCGACGGTGTTTTCACCGGTCCTTTTGAATTCTTGATGTTTTTCCGGCTCCGCGGCTTGAGCGACCATTGACCATGAAAAACAAGTGACAGCACATAAGCCTAAAATTCCATGCTTGATCATAAAAATCCTTTTGATGAAGGTTCAAAGGAAACTTCATCAAGATGACTTCAGACCGTCAACTCAAAGTGAATTCGCTATGTCTGATCACAATGAATGCGCTTGTCAGCAGGCAGTTCATTTTGATAACGATGACTTAAAACGTGGGAATGAGGTTTTCAGAGACACTCCATCTGAAAACTCGTCCAACGGGCGCCCCTTTTTTAAGGTCCTCCGGATTTTGCGGAACAAGAAAGATCAGCTCTTGATTTGAAGCCCCCTCGAAACCCGTTCTAATTTTCACGATCGTCCAATGCGATGGATCCGCGGGATCAATCAACCACAACAAACCTTGCTCTTTATCTGCGTGAACCTTCAGGACATAGTGAAAGCCAACCAGGAAATCTTCTTCAGGTGCGTAACCGCCGGGATCCATAGGTGGCGAAAAGCGTGGATCCCGTCGGCCAGGACCGCGAGGCATCGGCGCGACGGAACGTCTGTCAGAATAGCGCAACATCAAAACAGATGGCTCAGGACTCAGCAAAGTCTCAAGATCAATTCCGCCCGCTGAGGAAGCGTGCTGTTTTGTCCACTTAATTTGAACATTGAACTTCTTCAAAAAGACGTCGGCAAAATTCACAAACTCATATGACGTTAAGCCTTTGCGAACATCGATATCTTTCAAAAGAGATTCTTGCTGAGACTTTGCCATCGCATTTACAAAAGTCTGAGCCGGAATGGTGCGACCCTTCATTTCAAATGCAAGAATCTGAAGCAGGTTTGCCAAAGTTGTAGGGCCACATAAAGAACTTGGTTGATTCGGCTCAATAAGCTGAGCCTGAGCCAATCGCTGATCCTCTTGATTCAAAAAAGAAGAAGGATCTATATCTGTGTAGGCAGCATAAAGACTTGAAGAAAATAGCAGACCCAATAACAAAAGTACTTTTGACACAAGCATCCCTCAGCCTCTAGTGAAGGTTCCTTGTAAGGGAAAATGCTTAATAAATCCACTCTGACGATCAGACTCTGTTTTATCAAAGATGGCTCCACAGAGGTCTTGTAAAAAGATCCTAAAATCCCTGCTGCCTATCTAAACTTTAGACAGTTCAGCCGCGCGAGCAATGATCTCGAAAGAGAGCAAGCGATTCGCATGTTCATAGGCATCTGAGACTATCATCAACTCATCGGCTTGAGTTTCGTCGATCAACTTCTGTAGCCCCGAACGAATTTTCTCCGGTCCCCCAATGACTGAAGTTCTGAGCTTGGAAAGGACCAGCTCTTTCTCCATGGGATTCCAAATCTCGTCCATATTGGCAACCGGTGGACGGAGATTGACTCGCTGGTTGCGAATAATACCCAAAAATCTCTGATACAAAGAAGTCGCCAGAAGTTCCGCCTGAGCATCACTTGAGGCCGCCAAAACCTGCACGCCGATCATCACCTTCGGCTCACGCAAAAACTCTGAAGGTTGAAATCCAACACGGTAAAGATCAATCGCGCGCATCATCAACTCGGGAGCAAAGTGTCCCGCGAAGGCATAGGGAAGTCCCATCAGTGCCGCAAGTTGGGCGCTGTAGAGACTGGATCCCAACAACCAAATCGGAATCTGCAATCCGGCCCCAGGAATCGCGCGAACTTTTTGCCCTTCAGCGACGGGAGCAAAATAGTGCTGAAGCTCTTGCACCAATTCGGAAAAATCAGCCTCCCGCCCCGTCATCTCACGACGAAGAGCGCGCATCGTAAGACCATCTGTCCCAGGTGCACGGCCCAATCCCAAGTCAATTCTTCCGGGATAAAGGGTCTCAAGAGTCCCGAACTGTTCTGCAATCACCAATGGCGCATGATTTGGAAGCATGATGCCACCTGACCCCACACGAATTTTTGAGGTGCCACCAGCGACATAGCCCAAGAGCACAGAAGTCGCCGCACTGGCAATGCCTTCCAGATTATGATGCTCGGCCATCCAAAAGCGGTGATAGCCCAAGCGCTCTACATGTCGAGCTAAATCCAAAGTGTTTCGAAAAGTCTCCGCAATGGATTTACCCTCAATGACGGGTGCAAGATCCAAAACGGATAATTTAGTGTCGGCAAGCTTCTTCATGAATACCTCTGTAAGCTTGGCTTTAATGTAACAGAAAGCCAATCACCTTAGGCCAAATAATTACGGCGATCTGAGTGTATTTTTATTTGGACTCCTGAACTTCTTGATCCGCAACACAAACTCACAAGATTCCTTCTGCATCGATTGCAAAGGGTAGACAATGTCCTCAACAACGTGGAAGGAGCTTAATATGGCTGAATTCACAGGTACCAACAAAAGCAGTACAAGTTCTTCCGGCGCTAGCTATCGTCCCACTTCGAGCAGCTCAGCAATGAACCTCCCTCGAGGTGAAGCCTCTTCAAGTAAGTTTGACCTCAAAGACACTTGGGCCAACGTGCAAAGAAGAGCACAGGGTGCGATTTCTAGTTCTGAAGACTTTGTAAAAGAAAGACCATTAAGAACCGTGTTAGGAGCGGCTGCAGTGGGATTCCTAGCGGGCATGATCGCGCGAAGAAGACACTGAGGACCTAGCACAACAGGAACCTGGTTCCTCCTTGTGGGGACAGGTTTCTGCTTTTTTGTGCATTCTTTTGGGGGAAACATTTCATGAAAAAATCAGATAGAAAAATTAAACTTGTCGCATTAAATTCTGTTCTAATGTTCGCATCAGCTCAGGTCGCGCATGCGATGTCGACGCCTGAAGAGATTCGCGACACAACCAAAAGCACCATGAGTACACCGAAGCAAGCTCCCTCGCCCAAGCCTAAAGAAAAACGAGAGATCATGCCTCCACCTCGCAAAACTCCCAAGCCTCACAACATGGAGCCGCCTATTGCACCGATGACAGATCCCCAGGCAACCAAAAAGCTTCCACCGACGGAACCGCCAGTTCCCGGGGCAGATCCACGAACTGACCGATAACCCTCTTGCTGATTTGGTTTTGAGCATGCTAGGCTGTCGCGCATGAATACACCTGCTTGGAACATTGAATCCGAATATCCGTCTATCAACTCGAAACCTTTTCAAAGTGACTGGGAAGCTGTTGTCACATTTCTGAAACAAATGGAATCCGGCGTGGCTGCTGTAAAAGACCATTTTGCAAATCCAGATGCTGCGACAATTAGCAAAGTCCAAGACCTTTATATTCTCGAAGAAAAGTGTTCGATCCTGCTGGGCAATCTTTTCACATACTTGCATTGCATCCTTTCAGTTGATGCGACTGACAGTGAAGCCAAAGGACGAGTTTCAGAACTCGAGTCTATTCACTCAAAAATTTCCCAGGCGCTGACTCCTCTTGATATCTTCATGAAACGTTGTGATGAGAAGACCTTCCAGCAACTGGTGAGTCACCCGGACCTCAAAGGCCATGAATTCATTTGGTCGCAAAAACGTTTGCAGGCGATCTATCTTCTTTCTGAAGCAGAGGAAACTCTTCTTGAAGGTCTCTCTGTGACGGGCCACAACGCCTGGGGAAATTTGTATTCAAATCTTAGTGGCAAAATGAAGGTTCAGCTGAAGTATCCAGACCGCACCGAAGAGGTCGGATTGGCCAAGGCCCATTCACTCACCCGCACTAGCAATGAATTGGATCGCAAAGTTGCTTGGTTGGGAATTCAAGAAGCCTGGACGGAACACCAAGAAACCGCTGCTGGAGTTTTGAATGCCCTGGCTGGATGGCGCCATGAAGTGAACAGCAAACGTTCCCACAAAAAAGAAATGAGCTTTTTGGATCAGCCTCTTTGGGACAATCGTATCAGCCAGGAAACTTTGCAGGCCTTGATGACCGCTTGTGAAAACAATATCGCAGATATTCAAAAAGCCCCGGCTTTGATGGCGAAAGTTTTAAAGAAGAAACAACTGGATCCATGGGACCTTTTGGCCCCAAGCCCTGTTTCTGCTTCTACGACTGAAATGAGTTTTGCTGATGGAGCACAGCTGATCAGCGACTCTTTCGCACAGGTATCCCCTGACATGGCTGACTTCGTAAAAATGATGGTCAAGAATCAATGGATCGAGGGTCGTGTTCTTCCTAATAAAACGACGGGCGCTTACTGCACCGGCTTCTCAAAAAGCCTTGAGCCCCGGGTTTATATGACTTACATGGGGTCCAACAGCGACGTTTCAACATTGGCCCACGAACTGGGGCATGCCTTCCACTCTTGGGTGATGAGAGACATGCCTCGTGCGCAAATGAACTATCCAATGACCTTGGCCGAAACTGCCAGCATCTTTGCCGAAACCGTGCTGCACGATGCTCTCATTCAAAAAGCTTCAAGCTTTGAAGAAAAAGTGGAATTCGCGTGGAATGACGTTGAGGGAGCCATGGCTTTGCTTCTGAATATTCCAACCCGCTTTGAATTCGAAAAGAAATTCTATGAAATGCGCAAAGAACGCATCGTCGACGCTTCTGAACTGCGCAAGCTGATGGATGAGACTTGGAGCAAATGGTACGGCACTACTTTGTCTAAGAATGATGATTTATTCTGGGCCCACAAACTGCATTTCCATATTTCCGGATTAAGCTTCTACAACTTCCCTTACACCTTTGGGTATTTGTTCAGCTTGAGCATCTATGCTCGCAGAAAAGAACTGGGCTCGAACTTCATGAAAACTTATGTCGAAATTCTGCGCGATACCGGTCGTATGACGGCAGAGGATTTGATCCAGAAACACCTGGGCGAGGACATCCGCCGACCTGAGTTCTGGCAAAAATCGATTGATGTGGTGAAAGAAAAAATCAATAAGTTCGAGAAGCTCATTCAGTAAAATAAAAAAGCCGACTTCCACGTCGGCTTTTTTATTTCCCAAACATATACTCGCTAGTGATTAAACTCGTCGTGACCTTCTTTTTTGAGATCACTGAGAGCTTTCAAAATGTCGGTCGCCGTGTCAATGTCGTTGGCGAGCAGTGCTTGTTGCAAGCTTACACACATCTCCACCGATTTGCGAATCTGTGCTTGATAACCTTGCAAGGCCTCTTGCTGACGACTGGCCGGAAGGTCCGAGATGGACTCTGGCACTTGAGAATAAGTCATATGAAAATAAGCAGCCGCATCGTAGGCTAAAGCCGCATTTTCCTCGTTCTTGGAAGAATCATTGATTGTCAGTGCAATCGCTTTCAAATTCTTCTCTGCTGCCTTCATGTTTTGTTTCAGGCTGCCACCCGGAGTCGCCGCCATCATAGAAAGCATTCTTGGCGCGACAACAGAATGCAAACTTCCAGCGTCAGACATCTTTCGATGAGCATGATTGATCAAATCATTCAGCTTTTCGCTTTCCTCGTACAAAGAATTCCAATCTCTGTCGGCAGCTTTGGTCACGCCCAAAGCTGCGAAGCTAGCCTTGTAGTGGATCATCGCATCGCGGAAATCGGTCATAAAGTAGACATAGTCTTCAATGTATTCTTTAAGAGCATCGCCTTCCAAAAAGGTCGCTTTGCTTGGAAGAAGATCACCCGTTGGGTTGGCGATGACAGCCTCTGCACAAGAGATGGCCAAGCCAATCTTGTTAACAGCATCTGCAATTTGCGCATCGGTCACTGTTTCATTGGGATATTTCGCCCCCAGCAAAGCAATATGATCTGCTTGGCCAATATATTTGCCAAAGTTAAGCATCACACGTTGCACCGTCAACGTGCTCTCTTTAGCTCCTAGCGGACAAGCTTGGGATTCCATAGGCAAAAGAGTGAAAATCTGAACTAAAAAAGCGAGAACGAACACTCGTGATTTCATCAAAAAACTCCCTTTGAAGAATCCACCAAGTATCGGATTGATTTAATAAAGTCATGTGTAAGACCAAGACCTCATATAAATGAAAACCAATTGGCCGATGACGTTGTTAAAATTTTTTTGCCGAGCTTAGGCACACGAAATGGGTTCCGCGAATATCCCCCAAAAGTTCAATGTGCAGGGTCCCTTTTAGAATAGATTTTGCTTCTTCCAAAGAATGCCAACCGTGTTCAGAAAGATCGCGTAGAAGCAGATATGCTTTTCCATTTTCAGCAAGACTTGCCGAGATCCCCAACAACAACTCGGCAAAACCCGAGTCTATAAAGAATCGGCAGCGATTTTTAAACTCAGACGGAGACAGGGTTCCTTTGTCGGCAAAGAAGTAAGGCGGGTTGCAAAGAATAAGGTCATACTTCCCGGCATTCTCAGAATTCTGAAGAGCGGTGTAGTTTTGATTTACAAATTGCAGACTTGAAGCAACTTGGCCAAGTCTTGTGACATTTTCCACAAAATGACTGCGATAGACATCCTGCACTTCCAAGAAATCAAAACTCCGAGGAGTCTTGCCCCACTCTTTTTGGCAGTGAAAAATAAAATCGAGGCCGATGATTCCGCAGCCTGAGCACAGATCCAAGCCTTTGATGTTTTGTATCTCTTCGGGCGTCATCAACTCAAACACCTGGCGCGCCAAGAAGACCGAATCATGAGAAAAGCGGTATTCTTCAGGCTGCGAGTAATTGAAGGTAAAATAAGGATTGATTGAGGACATCGTGAGGATGTCCTAACCTGCTGGTGAAGTTTCTGTAAAGCTTTTTTGCTAACGGCAGATTTTTTCCATCAAGGGTGCAGCTGGCTCCAGGCGATTGATGGTTCCGAAGTTTTGCGCGGCATAAGTGAGAACCTCTTTTGCGGAGGTGCTGCCGATTGGAAAGATTTCGGCCCCTTCCCGGTAGGTCGGAGTATAAGCGACACCGAAGATCTGCGCTTTTTGATTTCCCTGTCTGGAGAGTCCCAAATAAGCTACTGCCCCCGTCTGCTTCGGAATGCTTGGCTGACCGGCTACAAAATTCCCCAATGAATAAACGATCAGGCCTTCATGTCCATCTTTGGCCGTATATTTCTCCCAAGGCTCCAAAACATGAGGATGCGAACCGACTACAGCCAAAGCGCCGGCTTCGATAAAGCGTCGCGCATACAGCTTCTGGCTCTCATCAGGCAATGGCTGATATTCTTGCCCCCAATGAGGAAGCACAATCACCGCGTCCACATCCGGGCGGGCAGCGAGTTCTTTAATAATAGCCACCAAACGCTGCCCTTTATAACAAGCCAGTACTTGATCCTTGCTATCATCATTTCCGTTGATCATTTCCGTGCAGCCGATGAAAGCCACGTTCAGCTCTTTGATTTTGGCAATACTGAAGAATTCAGCATTGCGCTCCGTGGACATACGTACACCCACTGTCGGCAAAGCCAGGGTTCGCGCCGTCGCGATGGTTCTATCAATTCCCAAGAAGCCACGATCCAAAGCATGATTGTTCGCCATCGTCAAAAGATCGTAACCGGAGTCGACCAAGTCGCGCAGAATTTGCGGATGGTAGTTAAATACAAAATTAGTTCCTGAGTAAACCGTGCCGTCATAGACAAAGCCTATATCACCGTGATCGCGCCCTTTATGATCAATGCCCAACGCCGCTGGCCCTTCCAGATTGGCGACAGAGAAATCTGCTTTTTGAATCAAAGGATTCGTTTTCTTCCAAATTTGCGAAAACTTTTTGCTGCCACTCACAACCGACTCATAAAGAGCTTTGTGAACCAAGACATCCCCCACAATGGAAACCGTTGCCAGGTCATTGCGAGTGTCGCATCGGGTGGAAAATGTGAT is part of the Bdellovibrio svalbardensis genome and harbors:
- a CDS encoding M3 family oligoendopeptidase, with translation MNTPAWNIESEYPSINSKPFQSDWEAVVTFLKQMESGVAAVKDHFANPDAATISKVQDLYILEEKCSILLGNLFTYLHCILSVDATDSEAKGRVSELESIHSKISQALTPLDIFMKRCDEKTFQQLVSHPDLKGHEFIWSQKRLQAIYLLSEAEETLLEGLSVTGHNAWGNLYSNLSGKMKVQLKYPDRTEEVGLAKAHSLTRTSNELDRKVAWLGIQEAWTEHQETAAGVLNALAGWRHEVNSKRSHKKEMSFLDQPLWDNRISQETLQALMTACENNIADIQKAPALMAKVLKKKQLDPWDLLAPSPVSASTTEMSFADGAQLISDSFAQVSPDMADFVKMMVKNQWIEGRVLPNKTTGAYCTGFSKSLEPRVYMTYMGSNSDVSTLAHELGHAFHSWVMRDMPRAQMNYPMTLAETASIFAETVLHDALIQKASSFEEKVEFAWNDVEGAMALLLNIPTRFEFEKKFYEMRKERIVDASELRKLMDETWSKWYGTTLSKNDDLFWAHKLHFHISGLSFYNFPYTFGYLFSLSIYARRKELGSNFMKTYVEILRDTGRMTAEDLIQKHLGEDIRRPEFWQKSIDVVKEKINKFEKLIQ
- a CDS encoding glycosyltransferase family 9 protein: MNTSSTALISIVKTDNQIEFNRVTEGLRKQYALKFNFDIVAAANIDFQDLFKKYERLIFVSVNCLIRPDTPNLLQVVPAGKIGLINLRPFVSTPFEYYSSDVMIFDRCHGFIFDHIDADIGTLDFDRALSALLPKFPLPVEELGISFNRQNIMDSKIQDDRLQSYIVNYKNLETIPGHPQSNGVLEFINQDLATWNSRAPSYTPHKVIKVSMNGGLGDHIDAEPVLREIRCLYPEARLVVRSTWPELFENLPYEVETLDRWNGPDVNASLEFLTYPLQHEKESRPLNPAFSHTTDYCSINALGRILPPEKKQITLGYKKDDLEAVLKLIPTTVDLSKAICIHPGLSWPNRTLNENTWFEFIAGLPQDRPVILIGQSNSNTSGVMTFKAPTHVIDLRQKLSLKQTLALLDKSFMLVTNDTGTLHLAGATDIWIAAFFSARHSAFVWPYRNQTQNYKTIELNSRPHCWPCTMNRPQTHGSESQLTQCTNWENKLCCHPNSKLMLEKIQIAVSSH
- a CDS encoding LLM class flavin-dependent oxidoreductase translates to MKKLADTKLSVLDLAPVIEGKSIAETFRNTLDLARHVERLGYHRFWMAEHHNLEGIASAATSVLLGYVAGGTSKIRVGSGGIMLPNHAPLVIAEQFGTLETLYPGRIDLGLGRAPGTDGLTMRALRREMTGREADFSELVQELQHYFAPVAEGQKVRAIPGAGLQIPIWLLGSSLYSAQLAALMGLPYAFAGHFAPELMMRAIDLYRVGFQPSEFLREPKVMIGVQVLAASSDAQAELLATSLYQRFLGIIRNQRVNLRPPVANMDEIWNPMEKELVLSKLRTSVIGGPEKIRSGLQKLIDETQADELMIVSDAYEHANRLLSFEIIARAAELSKV
- a CDS encoding CapA family protein, coding for MTCRQFLFLAILLPALAHADKRDITFSTRCDTRNDLATVSIVGDVLVHKALYESVVSGSKKFSQIWKKTNPLIQKADFSVANLEGPAALGIDHKGRDHGDIGFVYDGTVYSGTNFVFNYHPQILRDLVDSGYDLLTMANNHALDRGFLGIDRTIATARTLALPTVGVRMSTERNAEFFSIAKIKELNVAFIGCTEMINGNDDSKDQVLACYKGQRLVAIIKELAARPDVDAVIVLPHWGQEYQPLPDESQKLYARRFIEAGALAVVGSHPHVLEPWEKYTAKDGHEGLIVYSLGNFVAGQPSIPKQTGAVAYLGLSRQGNQKAQIFGVAYTPTYREGAEIFPIGSTSAKEVLTYAAQNFGTINRLEPAAPLMEKICR
- a CDS encoding cytochrome b562; protein product: MKSRVFVLAFLVQIFTLLPMESQACPLGAKESTLTVQRVMLNFGKYIGQADHIALLGAKYPNETVTDAQIADAVNKIGLAISCAEAVIANPTGDLLPSKATFLEGDALKEYIEDYVYFMTDFRDAMIHYKASFAALGVTKAADRDWNSLYEESEKLNDLINHAHRKMSDAGSLHSVVAPRMLSMMAATPGGSLKQNMKAAEKNLKAIALTINDSSKNEENAALAYDAAAYFHMTYSQVPESISDLPASRQQEALQGYQAQIRKSVEMCVSLQQALLANDIDTATDILKALSDLKKEGHDEFNH
- a CDS encoding RsmD family RNA methyltransferase, with the protein product MSSINPYFTFNYSQPEEYRFSHDSVFLARQVFELMTPEEIQNIKGLDLCSGCGIIGLDFIFHCQKEWGKTPRSFDFLEVQDVYRSHFVENVTRLGQVASSLQFVNQNYTALQNSENAGKYDLILCNPPYFFADKGTLSPSEFKNRCRFFIDSGFAELLLGISASLAENGKAYLLLRDLSEHGWHSLEEAKSILKGTLHIELLGDIRGTHFVCLSSAKKF
- a CDS encoding YiiX/YebB-like N1pC/P60 family cysteine hydrolase, encoding MILIHLRFLLPLFLTVLLNPVIESLASQPKNKPVSSPLLSGIEQVTKDLNNSKVFNPKTCPTYINNTTDYLFLQPADHFLPKAPEEIEYFKAHGTELIKKIFLIRVKLRELLQEYDKNNELSNECVLKMREGTQYARFTEEYLLEWLVHEKVVAFKDAPILGGDEPFVLRNPKFSELKLQAGDVMLIRGVSFVSAMIARIGDEEGNFSHMAIVAEDGQGGLHVVESLIQYGVIVTPLEKWRQAHDSRVALFRHPDMELSHRAARIAYDWSLTHPDYDFAMDDSNYDKVFCAEVIRYAYDKASNGALIVPKFRSHVSKFKGGPYPKSLGVTKDTLFTPYDIEVDPRFDFVAEGKYYPALRQVRMQDSILQSIYSWMIEKNYTFYGSASVTAQSYAGKAIRYLGFMKEDFPTYMPIETMQSVIQFQTIAELLEANLYAKEDAYYKAHGYLPSFQEMMVANDAYRREDCLHYQKKESSKFHSIFRGSSCN